GCGGCGGCGCTCGTGGCGCTCGCCTTCACGTTGGCGGGCACCAGCGGCTGGGGGTGCATCGCGCTCGCCGGCACGATCATCGCCTTCAGCATCGCGCTCCGCAACGAGGCGGCCGGCAGGGACGTGCCCCGCAGAATGTGGCTCGCCGAACGCAAGGGGATGAGCTGGCTGCTGCTGCCGTTCGCGGCGACGGGCCTTTGGGGCACCGGCCTCACCCTGCTTGCATTCTACGCAGGCGGAAGCTTCTTCTGGGCTCAGCGCCACGTCCACAAACCGGCGCCGCTGCCATAGGCTGATTAGCGGCCCCTTAACTCTGTCGGGACTACAGCCGCGGCATGTCCGATTTGCGGCCGAGCGGGATGGAACTGGACGGCGCGGCGCAACTGCTCGCGTCCGCACGCATGCGCGTGTCCGCCGCGGCCACGGATCTTGCCATTCCGGCCGCGCTGCGGCTCACCGAGCGCCAGCGGGCGACGCTTGCCACCCTGCTTCCCAAATTGTTGCGCACGATCGAGGACGAATTGCGGTCGATGATCGCCGAAGCCTTCGACGACGAAACCCTGCGGGCGGCGCTTTCGTCCGCCCGGCTCGACATTGCCGGGCCGATCCTGGCCAAGAGCGGCGCGGCGGAGGATCCGCTGCTGGTCACCGCTCTGCTCCGGCGCGCCGAGGAACACAGGCTGCACCGCGGCGGCGGCGGCGGCGGCGGCGGCGACAATGCGCTGCTGATCGATCTCGCAGGCGATTCGGATTCGATCGTCGCCGGGGAGGCGATGGCCTTGTTGATCGCGCAAAGCGGCCGCTTCGATCCTTTCCACGAGCCGATCCTGATCCGATCGGATCTCTCCGCCGAGCTCGAGCATCAGCTGGTCTGGACGGTGGCGGCGGCGCTGCGCCGGTACATCGTCGGGCAGCATGGGGTCGAGCCCGGCCAGGCCGACGAGGTGCTCGCATCGGCCGGGCGCGGCCTGCTCGCTGCCTATGACGAAGGCGACACGCTCGATTCGCACAGTCTCCGGCTCGCCCGCGCACTCCGCGACGCCGGCAAGCTCGACGACATGGTCGCCGCGCGGGCGCTCTCTGAATCCGGTCTGTCGCTGTTCCTGGCCATTCTGTCGGTGCGTACCGGCCTCGACTGTTCCGCGGTGTGGGAGATCATGTCGGCCCGCGACGGCCGCGGCATGGCCTTTTTATTGCGCGCCGCAGGCGTGGCGCGCGAGCCCGCCGGTGCTATCCTGTTCGCCCTCACTCGTGACGAAGTGGCGCTCGTGCCTCAGCTGGATACTTATGACGGATCGAGCCAGGCGCAGGCGCAAAGCCTGCTCGCCTTGTGGCGTGCCGATGCCGGCTACCGCGATGCCGTGGCGAGGTTATCATGAGCCTGGTGCACGGCCGGGTCGACGCGGAGGGCCGACTGGTCGCCGCCGATCCGCGCCTGCTGGCGCTGCAGCGCGATGCCGGCGGCGATGCGGGCGGGCCGTTCGCAGTGCCCCAGATCGCCGCTCTGGCGCGGCTGGCGCGGCGGCTCGGCATCACAATCTCGCGGGCGGCGGTGGCGGCGAATGGCGACACCGACATCGATCTTTGGGTCCGCGCGGTGCCGGCCGACGACGGCGGCGTCGATCTCGCGCTGTCCGGTTGGGCCGAGCGTCCGCCGCGTGCTCCCGCGCCGAGTGCGGAGGCTGAGCGCCAGGCGGACTTCCTGCGCGCCGCCGCCGACTGGATGTGGGAGACGGACGTCGCCCTGCGGCTGAGCGCGGTTTCGCCGGCTGCGGCCGCCGCGTCCGGCCAGTCGACCGCACAATTGCTGGGCCAGCCGCTCACCAGATTGTTCCGGTTGGAGGAGGGGCCAGCCGGAGACTTGCCGCTGCTCGCCGCTTTGGCGGAGCAATCCCGGTTCGATGCTCAGGTGGCACAGCTGCGGGGGGGTGATGCAGCCCTATACCGTCTGGCCGGCGTGCCCCTGATCGACGGCGCTGGACGCTTCTCCGGCTTTCGCGGTTCTGCGACCCTCTTCGGCGAGGCGGCGCCGCCGCATGCTCTGGAGTCCGAGATGCAAGCCAGCGACACTGGCGCTTTCTCCGAACGGCTGGACAAGGCCCTGCGCACGCCGCTCGCCGACATCATTCGCAATGCGGAAACGATCGGCGCGCAACCGGAAGGACCGTTGCGCACCGATTATGCGGGCTATGCCGAGGATATCGCCGCCGCCGGGCGCCATCTGCTTGCGCTGGTCGACGACCTCGTCGACCTGCAGGCGATCGAGCGTAGCGATTTCGCGCCGGAGCGGGAGGAGATCGATCTTGCTGATGTCGCCCGTCGTGCGGCCGGCCTGCTTTCGGTTCGCGCCGCGGAACGCCGCGTCCGCATCGACGGCCCGGAGGGCGTCGATGCGCTGCCCGCCACCGGCGAGTTCAAGCGCGCTCTTCAGATCGTCATGAACCTGCTCACCAATGCGATCCGCTATACACCGGAGGGTGGCAGCGTCTGGGTGCGCACCGATCGCGAGGGCGACCTCGCCATTCTGGTCGTTGCAGACCAGGGCAGGGGAATTGCGCCGGAGGATCAAGGCCGCGTGTTCGAAAAGTTCGAGCGGGTCGATCCCTCGGAACCGGGCGGAACCGGGCTCGGCCTCTACATTGCGCGGCGACTCGCTCGGGCGATGGGCGGAGATCTCGGCGTCGACAGCGCGCCGGGGCAGGGTGCACGTTTCAGCTTCACGCTTCCGATCCGTCACGACGGCTGACGTTAGATGCCTGATCTGAATTAGACTTCCGGCTGCGGCGGGATGCCTCGGCGATTGGCCGTCCCGCCTTCGCACATGTTGGACACGACTCCCAAAGCCATGGAAATACGTGTATATAGTCTCCGGGGACGGGAGATGGTCGCCCGAATGGCGGACTGTCGGCGAAGCGCTCCGGAGCCTTCCGGGGCGCTTCGTTTTGTCGGCAACACCGGCGTGGCTCCGCATCGTTGTACCGTCCTGCTGCCAGTCTGATCCAAGAAAATCGTCGCGCGGCGGATTTTTCGCGGAACCCCATACGGGTGTGGCCGTTCTGCCTGTACCCCCCCCGCTGGTAGTCACACTCCCCCCCCCCCCCCCCCCGAGTGACTACCGACCAAGCCCCGGCCGGAAACGGCTGGGGCTTTTACTTTGGGGGCCTACCACCGCATCTCGAGCAGCTGGACGATCGTCACGACGACCCCGGCGGCCAGACACAGCAGGATCGGTTCCGTCGGGAGATCGGCGCGCTTCCGCACCGTCTTGAGCGCTGCCGCGAGGGCGATCCCGATCGCGGTGAAGACGAGCGGCGCCCCGATCAGGATCGCGCTATCGTCGCCCATCATCCCCTCCCTTGTGCCGGCTTCGGCGTCGGCTTCCGCCGCGCCATTTCTCCATGCGCTCCGCCGCCCGATCGCACGGCGGCAACATCAAGGGTGCGGGAGCGAGGCCTTGCGTCCCCGGTGCTTGCGAGAGGGGGGGCTTGGCGCTGTCCTGTCGGCTGACGAGGCTAGGCGCCGCAAACACCGGCTGGCTCCGCCTCACTCCCGCCCACACCGTCGACGACGGGTGGTAACTCGAAAATCAATGTCCTTTGTGGTCCGCTCCAGCTTCCGGCGCGGCCGCTGCGGCATGTGCCATGTGCGCCGGCCTGGCGTGCGCGCAGGTCACTGCCGGATTGAACGGCTTGAACATTCCCGCCGGGTTCGGGCGGAACAGCCAGACGTGGAGATCGTAGTGCGGCTCGAACCCATGTGCCTCGTCGATCGCGGTTGTCGGATCGTCGACCATGTGGTCCCAGGCGACGCCCTGGAAGGTCGGCGCCTTGGCGTTGCCGGCGGCAGTCCAGGCTTTCTCGAAGACGACGTTCTCGACGGCGATCAGTTCTGGCACGCCCTCCGCATTCGGCTCGTAGATGAGGATCGCGGGCTTGCGAAAATCGGTGTGGATGGCGCTGCCGCTGATCCGCGCCGCCGGCGGGCTGTCGATGGCAAGCAGATCGGGCCGGAAATAATGGATGCCCATGCCTCCGAGCTCTGCCGGACGGCCCATGTGGCTGGCGACGTGGCAGGTATTGCTGGGATCGGCGACATAGCCTTCGGCGAGCGCGACCTTGACGTCCTTGAAGCGCTCGGTGGCGGCGCGAACCTCGGCGAGCGACGGCTCGGCCGGAGCGGCGGCGGCGATCGCAAGAGCGGCGGCCAGGAACATCGTGTCGTCCTCTTTCCTCTGCGGCGAAGCGCCGCTCGATGGAAGGGCTTGTGCGGCTCCAGCGTTTCAGCCGGATGCCGCGGCCTGAGGCAAAGGGTGTCTAATGTTACAGGTTGTGATGGTGGCCGTTCCCACCCGTCGGAAAGAAAAGGCGGGCGCCCCGATTGGGGCGTCCGCCTCTCTTTTTCAGTCAGAAGCGCCGGGTTCAGCGCTGGTCGATCGCCACATAGTCGCGCTGCGCCGAGCCGGTGTAAAGCTGGCGCGGACGGCCGATCTTCTGCTCGGGATCCGAGATCATCTCGTTCCACTGCGCCACCCAGCCGACGGTGCGGGCGAGGGCGAAGAGCGCGGTGAACATCGACGTCGGGAAACCGATCGCCGACAGGATCACGCCCGAATAGAAATCGACGTTCGGGTAGAGCTTCTTCTCGATGAAATACTCGTCCTTGAGCGCAATCTGCTCCAGTTCGCGAGCGACGTCGAAGATCGGATCGGTGACGCCCAGTTCGTTGAGCACCTCTTCGGCGGTCGCCTTCATCACCTTCGCGCGCGGATCGAAATTCTTGTACACGCGGTGGCCAAAGCCCATCAGGCGGAACGGATCCTCCTTGTCCTTGGCGCGGGCGATGAATTCCGGGATGCGGTCGACCCGGCCGATCTCGCGCAGCATGTTGAGTGCGGCCTCGTTGGCGCCGCCATGCGCCGGGCCCCACAGGCAGGCGATGCCGGCCGCGATGCAGGCGAACGGATTAGCCCCGGACGAGCCGGCCAGGCGTACGGTGGAGGTCGACGCGTTCTGCTCGTGATCGGCATGGAGGATGAAGATCCGCTCCATCGCCCGCTCGACGATCGGATTGACCTCATAGGTCTCGGCCGGAACGCCGAACGTCATCCGCAGGAAGTTGCCCGTGTAGGACAGCTCGTTCAGCGGGTACATGAACGGCTGGCCGACCGAATATTTGTACGCCATCGCCGCGATCGTCGGCATCTTGGCGATCAGCCGGTGGCTTGCGATCATCCGCTGCTTGGGATCGGTGATGTCGGTCGAATCATGATAGAAAGCCGACAGCGCACCGACCACGCCGCACATGATCGCCATCGGGTGAGCGTCGCGCCGAAAACCGCGATAGAAGGTCGCCAGCTGCTCGTGCAGCATGGTGTGGCGCGAGATGGTGTAGCCGAACTTGTCGAGCTCGTCCTTGGTCGGCAGCTCTTCGTTGAGCAGCAGATAGGCGACTTCGAGGAAGCTCGAATTTTCCGCGAGCTGATCGATCGGGTAGCCGCGGTGGAGCAGGATGCCCTGATCGCCGTCGATATAGGTAATCGCGCTTTCGCACGCCGCTGTCGAGGTGAAGCCCGGATCGTAGGTGAACGCGCCGGTCTGGCCATAGAGCTTGCGGATATCGATGACGTCGGGGCCGACCGTGCCTTGTCGCACGGGCATGGCGACATTCTTGCCGCCGAGATCGAGAGTGGCCTGGTCGTTCGCCATATTATTCTCCGTCGGTCTTCATCCGGTCCGCAATCCGGGCGAGGCTTTCCTCCCGGCCGAGCAGCACCAGAACATCGAATATGCCGGGCGAGGTCGCCCGGCCGGTAAGTGCCGCTCGAAGCGGCTGCGCGACCTGGCCGAGCTTGACCTCGGCCGTTTCGGCCACGCTTCGTATGACGGCCTCTGTCGCCTCGGTGCTCCACTCGTCAAGCGCGTAGAGGCCCGCATGAATACGGGCCAGCAATCGTGGCGCGTCGCCGCCGAGCAGCTGCGCGGCCTTGTCGTCCAGATCGAGAGGACGCTCGCGATAAAGGAAGGTTGCGCCTTCCGCGAGTTCGTTGAGGTTTTTGGCACGCGGCTTGAGCTCGGGCATCGCCTTGGCGAGCAGCGCAATCTCTGCCGTGTCGAGTCGAGCGTCCAGCATCTGCTCGATCCGGGGCGCGATCAGCCCGGCAAGCCGGCCATCGGAGGCCTCCCGGATGTAATGACCGTTCAAATTCTCGAGCTTCTTGGTGTCGAAGCGGGACGGCGAGCGGCCGACATTGTCGAGATCGAACCAGCGGATCGCGTCTTCGCGGCCGATGATCTCCTCGTCGCCATGGCCCCAGCCGAGGCGCAGCAGGTAGTTGGCGACCGCTTCGGGCAGGAAGCCCATCTCGTGATAGTCCATCACGCCGGTGGCGCCGTGGCGCTTCGACATCTTGGCGCCGTCCTGGCCGTGGATCAGCGGCACGTGGGCGTAGACGGGCTCCGGCCAGTCCATGCCCTTGATGATGGCGAGCTGGCGGAAGGCGTTGTTGAGATGGTCGTCGCCGCGGATGACGTGGGTGACGCCCATGTCGTGATCGTCGACGACCACAGCGAGCATGTAGGTCGGCGATCCGTCGGAGCGCAGCAGGATGAAATCGTCCAGCTCTTCGTTCTGCACGCGGACGACGCCCTGGACCTTGTCGTCGATCACCGTCTCGCCGGTCCGCGGGGCCTTGAGCCGGATGACGAACGGAGCGTCCGGGCGTGCCGCATCCGGCGCGCAGTCCCGCCACGGGCTGTTGATCCGGAACGGCCGGCGCTCGCGAGTCGCTTCTTCGCGCGCCGCGGCGAGCTCCTCCTGAGTCATGTAGCAGCGATAGGCGTGGCCGCGGGCGAGCAATTGCTCCGCCACTTCCGCGTGGCGCGCCCAGAATTGCGACTGATAATATTCGTGCCCATCCCAATCGAGCTCGAGCCAGCGCATGCCTTCCAGGATCGCGTCGATCGCCGGCTTGGTCGATCGCGCCTTGTCGGTGTCCTCGATCCGCAGCAGGAAGCGGCCGCCGTGATGGCGGGCGAACAGCCAGTTGAACAAGGCGGTGCGGGCGCCGCCGATATGCAGGAAGCCGGTCGGCGACGGCGCGAAGCGGGTGACGACCTCGCGCGGGGATTGGGTTGCGCTCAAGCGCCGTTTCTCCAAGGATGCGGCCATGGCCGCCAGTGACGGATGCGCCCCTAGCATAGCGGCTTCGCCGCCACAAAGGGGCTTGGGC
The nucleotide sequence above comes from Sphingosinicella sp. BN140058. Encoded proteins:
- a CDS encoding HAMP domain-containing sensor histidine kinase is translated as MSLVHGRVDAEGRLVAADPRLLALQRDAGGDAGGPFAVPQIAALARLARRLGITISRAAVAANGDTDIDLWVRAVPADDGGVDLALSGWAERPPRAPAPSAEAERQADFLRAAADWMWETDVALRLSAVSPAAAAASGQSTAQLLGQPLTRLFRLEEGPAGDLPLLAALAEQSRFDAQVAQLRGGDAALYRLAGVPLIDGAGRFSGFRGSATLFGEAAPPHALESEMQASDTGAFSERLDKALRTPLADIIRNAETIGAQPEGPLRTDYAGYAEDIAAAGRHLLALVDDLVDLQAIERSDFAPEREEIDLADVARRAAGLLSVRAAERRVRIDGPEGVDALPATGEFKRALQIVMNLLTNAIRYTPEGGSVWVRTDREGDLAILVVADQGRGIAPEDQGRVFEKFERVDPSEPGGTGLGLYIARRLARAMGGDLGVDSAPGQGARFSFTLPIRHDG
- a CDS encoding DUF2336 domain-containing protein, which encodes MSDLRPSGMELDGAAQLLASARMRVSAAATDLAIPAALRLTERQRATLATLLPKLLRTIEDELRSMIAEAFDDETLRAALSSARLDIAGPILAKSGAAEDPLLVTALLRRAEEHRLHRGGGGGGGGDNALLIDLAGDSDSIVAGEAMALLIAQSGRFDPFHEPILIRSDLSAELEHQLVWTVAAALRRYIVGQHGVEPGQADEVLASAGRGLLAAYDEGDTLDSHSLRLARALRDAGKLDDMVAARALSESGLSLFLAILSVRTGLDCSAVWEIMSARDGRGMAFLLRAAGVAREPAGAILFALTRDEVALVPQLDTYDGSSQAQAQSLLALWRADAGYRDAVARLS
- the gltX gene encoding glutamate--tRNA ligase, with the translated sequence MAASLEKRRLSATQSPREVVTRFAPSPTGFLHIGGARTALFNWLFARHHGGRFLLRIEDTDKARSTKPAIDAILEGMRWLELDWDGHEYYQSQFWARHAEVAEQLLARGHAYRCYMTQEELAAAREEATRERRPFRINSPWRDCAPDAARPDAPFVIRLKAPRTGETVIDDKVQGVVRVQNEELDDFILLRSDGSPTYMLAVVVDDHDMGVTHVIRGDDHLNNAFRQLAIIKGMDWPEPVYAHVPLIHGQDGAKMSKRHGATGVMDYHEMGFLPEAVANYLLRLGWGHGDEEIIGREDAIRWFDLDNVGRSPSRFDTKKLENLNGHYIREASDGRLAGLIAPRIEQMLDARLDTAEIALLAKAMPELKPRAKNLNELAEGATFLYRERPLDLDDKAAQLLGGDAPRLLARIHAGLYALDEWSTEATEAVIRSVAETAEVKLGQVAQPLRAALTGRATSPGIFDVLVLLGREESLARIADRMKTDGE
- a CDS encoding citrate synthase codes for the protein MANDQATLDLGGKNVAMPVRQGTVGPDVIDIRKLYGQTGAFTYDPGFTSTAACESAITYIDGDQGILLHRGYPIDQLAENSSFLEVAYLLLNEELPTKDELDKFGYTISRHTMLHEQLATFYRGFRRDAHPMAIMCGVVGALSAFYHDSTDITDPKQRMIASHRLIAKMPTIAAMAYKYSVGQPFMYPLNELSYTGNFLRMTFGVPAETYEVNPIVERAMERIFILHADHEQNASTSTVRLAGSSGANPFACIAAGIACLWGPAHGGANEAALNMLREIGRVDRIPEFIARAKDKEDPFRLMGFGHRVYKNFDPRAKVMKATAEEVLNELGVTDPIFDVARELEQIALKDEYFIEKKLYPNVDFYSGVILSAIGFPTSMFTALFALARTVGWVAQWNEMISDPEQKIGRPRQLYTGSAQRDYVAIDQR